In Thioclava sp. GXIMD2076, one DNA window encodes the following:
- a CDS encoding HU family DNA-binding protein: MSKPMTKTQLVTALAETMGADKKTASAALDAISEIVTKEVSEGGAVTLPGLGKFMCKDRPERQVRNPATGETMTKAADRQVKVTIAKALKDSVNV; the protein is encoded by the coding sequence ATGTCGAAACCGATGACCAAAACCCAGCTGGTAACCGCGCTGGCAGAAACCATGGGTGCGGATAAGAAAACTGCATCGGCAGCTCTGGACGCGATCAGCGAAATCGTGACCAAAGAAGTTTCCGAAGGTGGTGCAGTTACCCTTCCGGGTCTGGGCAAGTTCATGTGCAAAGACCGCCCCGAGCGTCAGGTCCGCAATCCCGCAACCGGCGAGACCATGACCAAAGCGGCTGACCGTCAGGTTAAAGTCACCATCGCGAAAGCGCTGAAGGATTCGGTCAACGTCTGA
- a CDS encoding MFS transporter, with the protein MHNQRLFTPILVGSAVILMLSFAIRASFGVFQIPIAEEFDWPRAEFSLAIAIQNLFWGIGQPIFGAIAERFGDRRAIILGAFLYAGGLVFSSFATTPLQHQFLETLVGFGIAGTGFGVILAIVGRASSDKNRSLTLGIATAAGSAGQVFGAPLAEILLAYMSWQSVFLIFALMILATLSLLPMLRAPEAASPGPSESMGQVLGRAFRDPSYSLIFIGFFSCGYQLGFITAHFPAMVTEMCGAIAPGSMLANLGIETTSALGAVSIAVIGLANIAGTVFAGWAGHRWSKKYLLAAVYLGRTIAAGAFILLPITPASVLIFSLVMGALWLATVPLTSGLVAQIYGLRYMGTLYGVVFFSHQLGAFLGVWLGGRFYDMYGNYTAVWWVGVGVGLLSAIIHLPVRERPLNLQSA; encoded by the coding sequence ATGCATAACCAACGCCTTTTCACCCCGATCCTCGTCGGATCCGCCGTGATCTTGATGCTCAGCTTCGCCATCCGCGCAAGCTTCGGGGTCTTCCAGATCCCGATTGCCGAGGAATTCGACTGGCCCCGCGCGGAATTCTCGCTGGCGATCGCCATCCAGAATCTGTTCTGGGGCATCGGCCAGCCGATCTTCGGCGCCATTGCCGAGCGTTTCGGGGACCGCCGCGCCATCATTCTGGGCGCCTTCCTCTATGCAGGGGGGCTCGTCTTCTCGTCCTTCGCCACCACGCCGCTGCAACACCAGTTCCTCGAGACGCTGGTGGGCTTCGGCATCGCAGGCACGGGCTTCGGCGTCATCCTTGCCATCGTCGGGCGCGCCAGCTCCGACAAGAACCGCTCGCTGACGCTTGGTATCGCCACCGCGGCAGGCTCGGCAGGGCAGGTCTTCGGCGCGCCTCTGGCCGAGATCCTTCTGGCCTATATGAGCTGGCAGAGCGTCTTCCTGATCTTCGCGCTGATGATCCTTGCCACCCTGTCGCTGCTGCCCATGCTGCGCGCCCCCGAAGCCGCCAGCCCCGGCCCGAGCGAGAGCATGGGGCAAGTGCTGGGGCGGGCCTTCCGCGACCCGAGCTATTCGCTGATTTTCATCGGTTTCTTCTCCTGCGGCTACCAGCTGGGCTTCATCACCGCGCATTTCCCCGCCATGGTCACCGAGATGTGCGGCGCTATCGCTCCGGGCTCGATGCTCGCCAATCTCGGGATCGAGACCACTTCGGCGCTCGGTGCCGTCTCCATCGCCGTGATCGGTCTGGCCAATATCGCAGGCACCGTATTCGCAGGCTGGGCGGGCCATCGCTGGTCAAAGAAATATCTGCTCGCCGCCGTCTATCTGGGCCGGACCATCGCGGCAGGTGCCTTCATCCTCCTGCCCATCACTCCCGCCAGCGTGCTGATCTTCTCGCTGGTGATGGGTGCACTATGGCTGGCCACGGTGCCGCTCACCTCGGGGCTCGTCGCCCAGATCTACGGGCTGCGCTATATGGGCACGCTTTACGGGGTGGTGTTCTTCAGCCACCAGCTGGGCGCGTTTCTGGGTGTCTGGCTCGGCGGCAGGTTCTACGACATGTATGGCAATTACACCGCCGTGTGGTGGGTGGGCGTGGGGGTCGGGCTTTTGTCGGCCATCATCCACCTCCCCGTGCGCGAGCGCCCGCTGAACCTGCAATCCGCCTAA
- a CDS encoding DNA polymerase III subunit delta, with the protein MKLTGIAATRYFAKPDPDRMGLLIFGADAMRVALRRQEVIKALLGPTAEEEMRLTRIEASELRRDGAMLADAVKAVGFFPGPRAVFVEQATDGLADTIAGAVKDWHGGDAQIIVTAGSLTAKSKLRKVFETHQNAYAIGIYDDPPSREEIEDILKRAGIAQMTPEATTDLHNLARALDPGDFRQTVDKLALYMHGENTPVTPADIHACAPATIEAGTDDLLNIVAEGRANELGPMMTRLTGQGIQPVALAIQALRHFRALHAAASDPGGPGAGIAKMRPPIFGPRRDRMQRQAQSWGMFRLEEALQILIETDLTLRSASRAPQMALIERAFLRLSMMARR; encoded by the coding sequence ATGAAACTCACCGGCATTGCCGCCACGCGCTATTTTGCCAAGCCCGACCCCGACCGTATGGGGCTCCTGATTTTCGGGGCCGATGCGATGCGGGTGGCCCTGCGGCGGCAGGAGGTGATCAAGGCGCTCCTTGGCCCCACGGCCGAGGAGGAGATGCGGCTTACGCGGATCGAGGCCTCCGAGCTGCGCCGTGATGGTGCGATGCTGGCAGATGCGGTGAAGGCCGTGGGCTTTTTCCCGGGCCCGCGCGCGGTCTTTGTCGAGCAGGCGACCGACGGGCTGGCCGATACCATCGCGGGGGCGGTAAAGGACTGGCATGGCGGCGATGCGCAGATCATCGTCACCGCCGGCTCGCTCACCGCCAAATCCAAGCTGCGCAAGGTTTTCGAGACCCACCAGAACGCCTATGCCATCGGCATCTATGATGACCCGCCCTCGCGCGAGGAAATCGAGGATATTCTCAAACGCGCGGGCATCGCCCAGATGACGCCCGAGGCGACAACCGATCTGCACAATCTCGCCCGTGCCCTCGATCCGGGGGATTTCCGGCAAACGGTGGACAAGCTCGCGCTCTATATGCATGGCGAGAACACGCCGGTGACGCCCGCCGATATCCATGCCTGTGCGCCCGCCACGATCGAGGCAGGCACCGATGATCTGCTCAATATCGTGGCAGAAGGCCGTGCCAACGAGCTCGGGCCGATGATGACCCGTCTCACCGGTCAGGGCATCCAGCCGGTGGCGCTCGCCATCCAGGCGCTACGCCATTTCCGCGCGCTCCATGCCGCGGCCTCCGATCCGGGTGGTCCGGGAGCAGGTATCGCCAAGATGCGCCCGCCGATTTTCGGCCCGCGCCGCGACCGGATGCAGAGACAGGCGCAAAGCTGGGGCATGTTCCGCCTCGAGGAGGCCCTCCAGATCCTGATCGAGACCGACCTCACGCTTCGCTCGGCCTCGCGCGCGCCGCAGATGGCACTGATCGAACGCGCCTTCCTGCGGCTCTCGATGATGGCCAGACGATGA
- the ade gene encoding adenine deaminase, giving the protein MDMNTLKTWPEAATRLIAVAAGRAPADLVIRQGKWVNVHTREVLDGHDIAIADGRIAAIAPDLTACIGPETEVIEAKRRFMLPGLCDAHMHIESGMLTPAEFAAAVIPHGTTTMFTDPHEIANVLGLQGVRMMHDEAALQPVNIFTQMPSCAPSAPGLETTGFEISPEDVAEAMTWPGIVGLGEMMNFPGVVNADPKMLAEIAATQEAGKTVGGHYASPDLGAPFRAYVAGGPADDHEGTCEADAIARMRQGMRAMVRLGSAWYDVESQITAITEKGLDPRNFILCTDDCHSGTLVNDGHMNRVYRHAVECGADPLVALQMCTINTATHFGLERELGSITPGRRADIILSSDLKTLPVDHVIARGQTVAMDGKLMVECPHYDWPPAARQTVKLGKRLEADDFIITAPEGANEVTARVIGVVENQAPTRALTATLPVTEGRVEAHGEVAQIALVERHRATGKVTNGFVSGFGYTGRMAMGSTVAHDSHHMIVVGTDREMMALCANRLGEMGGGISVWKDGAELASVPLPIAGLMSDDPAATVAKRADAMVQAMAECGCTLNNAYMQHSLLALVVIPEIRISDLGLVDVTKFELTELFE; this is encoded by the coding sequence ATGGATATGAACACACTGAAAACATGGCCCGAAGCCGCCACGCGCCTGATCGCCGTCGCCGCCGGGCGCGCGCCCGCCGATCTGGTGATCCGTCAGGGCAAATGGGTCAATGTCCACACCCGCGAGGTGCTGGACGGCCACGATATCGCGATTGCCGATGGCCGCATTGCGGCCATAGCCCCCGATCTGACAGCCTGCATAGGCCCTGAAACGGAGGTGATCGAGGCCAAGAGGCGCTTCATGCTGCCCGGGCTTTGCGACGCGCATATGCATATCGAGAGCGGGATGCTGACGCCTGCCGAATTTGCCGCAGCCGTCATCCCGCATGGCACCACCACCATGTTCACCGACCCGCACGAAATCGCCAATGTGCTGGGCCTTCAGGGCGTGCGGATGATGCATGACGAGGCAGCCCTGCAGCCGGTAAACATCTTCACCCAGATGCCCTCCTGCGCGCCCTCGGCTCCGGGGCTCGAGACCACGGGCTTCGAGATCTCGCCCGAAGATGTGGCCGAGGCCATGACATGGCCGGGCATCGTGGGCCTGGGCGAGATGATGAATTTCCCAGGCGTGGTGAATGCCGACCCCAAGATGCTGGCCGAGATCGCCGCAACCCAAGAGGCGGGCAAGACGGTGGGCGGGCATTATGCCTCCCCCGATCTGGGGGCGCCCTTCCGCGCCTATGTGGCGGGCGGGCCAGCCGATGACCACGAGGGCACCTGCGAGGCCGATGCCATTGCCCGTATGCGGCAGGGGATGCGCGCGATGGTTCGGCTCGGGTCTGCTTGGTATGATGTGGAAAGCCAGATCACGGCCATCACCGAGAAAGGTCTGGACCCGCGCAACTTCATCCTGTGCACCGATGACTGCCATTCGGGCACCTTGGTCAATGACGGCCATATGAACCGCGTCTACCGTCATGCGGTGGAGTGCGGGGCAGATCCTCTGGTGGCGCTGCAGATGTGCACAATCAACACCGCCACCCATTTCGGGCTGGAACGCGAGCTGGGCTCGATCACGCCCGGGCGGCGTGCCGATATCATCCTGTCCTCGGATCTGAAGACCCTGCCGGTAGACCATGTCATCGCCCGCGGCCAGACCGTGGCGATGGATGGCAAGCTGATGGTCGAGTGCCCGCATTACGACTGGCCGCCTGCGGCACGCCAGACGGTGAAGCTCGGCAAACGGCTCGAGGCCGATGATTTCATCATCACCGCTCCCGAGGGCGCCAATGAGGTCACCGCCCGCGTGATCGGGGTTGTGGAAAACCAAGCGCCTACCCGCGCACTGACCGCCACCCTGCCCGTCACCGAGGGCCGCGTGGAGGCGCATGGCGAGGTCGCCCAGATCGCGCTGGTCGAGCGGCACCGCGCCACCGGAAAGGTGACCAACGGCTTTGTCTCGGGCTTCGGCTATACGGGGCGGATGGCGATGGGCTCCACCGTGGCCCATGACAGCCACCATATGATCGTGGTGGGCACCGACCGCGAGATGATGGCCCTTTGCGCGAACCGCTTGGGCGAGATGGGCGGCGGGATTTCCGTCTGGAAGGATGGCGCCGAACTGGCCTCGGTGCCACTGCCCATTGCGGGGCTGATGTCGGATGATCCGGCCGCCACCGTGGCCAAGCGTGCCGATGCGATGGTGCAGGCCATGGCGGAATGTGGCTGCACCCTCAATAACGCCTATATGCAGCACAGCCTGCTGGCCCTTGTCGTGATCCCCGAGATCCGGATCTCTGACCTTGGCCTTGTGGATGTGACGAAATTCGAACTGACGGAGCTTTTTGAATGA
- a CDS encoding AMP nucleosidase — translation MSERLEIQMPASAEPELFDDAAAAVARVEALYDEATSFLLEKFNATLESGRAGMRYRAYYPEVRITVASHLKHDSRLSFGHVPVPGTFATTITRPDLFRNYLTQQLDLMIRNHDIKVQVGPSDTAMPVHFAVASRPDVTIPQEGALDFSLRDVFDVPDLANMNDDIVNGTFTIGPDGTKPLAPFTAQRVDYSLARLSHYTATAADHFQNHVLFTNYQFYVDEFEKMAREKLSDPSSGYTSFVAPGNFEITDPQGEIPGLAKLPQMPTYHMKKPDGQGITLVNIGVGPSNAKTATDHIAVLRPHAWLMVGHCAGLRNSQKLGDFVLAHAYLREDHVLDDDLPLWVPIPPLAEIQVALQDAVAEVTKLEGYELKRIMRTGTVASIDNRNWELRDQTGPVQRLSQSRAVALDMESATIAANGFRFRVPYGTLLCVSDKPLHGELKLPGMATEFYRTQVANHLQIGVRAMELISDMPLSRIHSRKLRSFEETAFL, via the coding sequence ATGAGTGAGCGCCTAGAAATCCAGATGCCGGCCTCTGCGGAGCCTGAACTCTTTGACGATGCCGCCGCTGCCGTGGCCCGTGTCGAGGCGCTTTATGACGAGGCCACAAGCTTTCTCCTCGAGAAGTTCAACGCCACGCTCGAAAGCGGCAGGGCCGGCATGCGTTACCGCGCCTATTATCCGGAGGTCCGGATTACCGTGGCCTCGCATCTCAAGCATGACAGCCGGTTGAGCTTCGGCCATGTGCCGGTGCCGGGCACTTTCGCCACCACGATCACCCGGCCCGATCTCTTCCGCAACTATCTGACCCAGCAACTGGACCTGATGATCCGCAATCACGACATCAAGGTGCAGGTCGGCCCATCCGATACCGCGATGCCTGTGCATTTCGCGGTGGCCTCGCGCCCCGATGTCACGATCCCGCAGGAAGGCGCGCTGGATTTCTCGCTGCGTGACGTCTTCGACGTGCCCGATCTGGCCAATATGAACGATGATATCGTCAACGGCACCTTCACCATCGGCCCCGATGGCACCAAACCTCTGGCGCCGTTTACGGCCCAGCGTGTGGATTATTCTCTGGCGCGGCTCTCGCATTACACCGCCACCGCCGCCGACCATTTCCAGAACCATGTGCTGTTCACCAACTACCAGTTCTATGTGGACGAGTTCGAGAAGATGGCGCGCGAGAAACTGTCCGATCCGTCCTCGGGCTATACGAGCTTTGTCGCCCCCGGCAATTTCGAGATCACCGATCCACAGGGCGAGATCCCGGGTCTGGCCAAACTGCCGCAGATGCCCACCTACCACATGAAGAAACCCGATGGTCAGGGGATCACGCTGGTCAATATCGGGGTGGGGCCATCGAACGCCAAAACCGCGACCGACCATATCGCCGTGCTGCGCCCGCATGCCTGGCTGATGGTGGGCCATTGCGCGGGGCTGCGCAACTCGCAGAAACTGGGCGATTTCGTATTGGCCCATGCCTATCTGCGCGAGGATCACGTCCTTGATGACGATCTCCCGCTCTGGGTGCCGATCCCGCCGCTGGCAGAGATACAGGTGGCGCTACAGGATGCGGTGGCCGAGGTGACCAAGCTCGAAGGCTACGAGCTGAAGCGTATCATGCGCACCGGCACCGTGGCGAGCATCGACAACCGTAACTGGGAGCTGCGTGACCAGACCGGCCCCGTGCAACGGCTCAGCCAGTCCCGCGCGGTGGCGCTCGACATGGAAAGCGCCACGATCGCCGCCAACGGGTTCCGCTTCCGTGTGCCCTATGGCACGCTTCTATGCGTCTCCGACAAGCCGCTGCATGGCGAGCTGAAACTGCCCGGGATGGCGACCGAATTCTACCGCACACAGGTGGCCAACCACCTGCAGATCGGGGTGCGCGCAATGGAACTGATCTCGGATATGCCGCTCTCGCGTATCCATAGCCGGAAATTGCGCAGTTTCGAGGAAACCGCCTTCCTCTGA
- a CDS encoding SDR family oxidoreductase — MKTLLSIGHGYSARAIAPALIENGWTVYGTVRTEESAALAEAQGVKPIIWTAPDDPSVLPLAEVTHILSSVAPERGEDQMDPVLACAAMEIAHAPMLEWMGYLSTIGVYGDREGGWVDEYSERTPSTARGRARLQAEEMWTRLGQIADIPVNLFRLAGIYGPGRGPFEKVRQGKARIVDKPGQVFSRIHVEDIAQVVHAAIMRRDLSGAWNVCDDCPIDPGEVLAYAAELLGMPKPPVVAFDEASMSPMARSFYSESRRVKNDRIKDELGVTLKYPDYKTGLKALLEQSEG, encoded by the coding sequence ATGAAAACCCTTCTTTCCATCGGCCATGGCTATTCGGCCCGTGCCATCGCGCCTGCGCTCATCGAGAATGGCTGGACGGTCTATGGCACTGTCCGCACGGAAGAAAGCGCGGCTCTGGCCGAGGCGCAGGGGGTGAAGCCGATTATCTGGACCGCGCCTGATGATCCGTCGGTGCTGCCTTTGGCGGAGGTCACGCATATCCTGTCCTCGGTCGCGCCCGAGCGGGGCGAGGACCAGATGGACCCCGTTCTGGCCTGTGCCGCGATGGAGATCGCCCATGCGCCGATGCTTGAATGGATGGGCTATCTGTCCACCATCGGGGTCTATGGCGACCGTGAGGGCGGCTGGGTCGATGAGTATTCCGAGCGCACGCCCTCGACCGCGCGGGGCCGCGCAAGGCTGCAGGCCGAGGAGATGTGGACACGTCTGGGCCAGATCGCCGATATTCCGGTGAACCTGTTCCGGCTGGCGGGGATCTATGGTCCGGGCCGGGGGCCGTTTGAAAAAGTGCGTCAGGGCAAAGCGCGGATTGTCGACAAGCCCGGACAGGTGTTCTCGCGCATCCATGTCGAGGATATCGCGCAGGTGGTCCATGCCGCGATCATGCGCCGCGATCTGTCGGGGGCGTGGAATGTCTGCGATGATTGCCCCATCGATCCGGGCGAGGTGCTGGCCTATGCTGCCGAGCTGCTGGGCATGCCCAAGCCGCCGGTCGTGGCCTTTGATGAAGCCTCCATGTCGCCCATGGCGCGCAGCTTCTATTCCGAATCGCGTCGGGTGAAGAATGACCGGATCAAGGACGAGCTGGGCGTGACGCTGAAATATCCCGATTACAAAACGGGGCTGAAGGCGCTGCTGGAACAGTCCGAAGGATAA
- a CDS encoding phosphatase PAP2 family protein translates to MILSPLRFSALSWGRSRLHARRAPFLVMVVLALVVALSPPEPRRYGDHLQIALPVLALGCEIANGNGWEYLGRYAVLFAGIHGSKRSLGDIPLNTRPNGKPFGFPSGHTATATFGAASLVNSCLLSSPVAKGAVILAAAFTGASRIQSHNHDIWQVLAGAIWGIFCNGAFRRDSFMRRGIARGLRAMGRGITRGGKVVARGTRRWLRLQVGLGVESLSRKRLQIRKAEKVI, encoded by the coding sequence ATGATCCTCTCGCCTTTGCGCTTCTCGGCCCTGTCATGGGGGCGTAGCCGTCTGCACGCCCGCCGCGCGCCTTTTCTGGTGATGGTGGTGCTGGCGCTCGTCGTGGCGCTCAGCCCGCCCGAGCCGCGGCGCTACGGGGATCACCTGCAGATCGCTCTGCCGGTTCTGGCGCTGGGCTGCGAGATCGCCAATGGCAATGGTTGGGAATATCTGGGCCGCTATGCGGTGCTCTTTGCCGGTATCCACGGGTCGAAACGCTCTCTCGGGGATATTCCGCTCAACACGCGGCCCAATGGCAAGCCCTTTGGCTTCCCCTCGGGCCATACCGCCACCGCGACGTTCGGCGCTGCGAGCCTCGTAAACAGCTGCCTGCTGTCGAGCCCCGTGGCCAAGGGCGCGGTCATTCTGGCTGCCGCCTTTACCGGCGCGAGCCGCATCCAGTCGCATAACCATGACATCTGGCAGGTTCTGGCAGGTGCGATCTGGGGCATCTTCTGTAACGGAGCCTTCCGGCGCGACAGCTTCATGCGGCGCGGGATCGCGCGCGGGCTGCGCGCTATGGGACGCGGCATCACGCGGGGTGGCAAGGTGGTGGCGCGGGGCACCCGCCGCTGGCTCCGGCTGCAGGTCGGGTTGGGTGTCGAGTCCCTGTCGCGCAAGCGTCTCCAGATCAGGAAAGCAGAAAAGGTAATCTGA
- a CDS encoding outer membrane beta-barrel protein, with protein sequence MAGLLMAGFSISAPALAETEISLYSGAQSAPRSGVAISDHIDLGDRYITAGWEGRSFSKPYYWGARVTRWENPNFGWGAEFTHTKVYADKDTLAKAGMSHFEFSDGENIATINAMYRWPGLWRDLWRPEITPYVLGGIGISVPHVETVTAHDRTWGYQLGGPAIRLGAGVSYAISTNWSAFGEYQMTWSRNDVEFDTGGSLKTDIITNAVNIGVSYRF encoded by the coding sequence ATGGCCGGCCTCCTCATGGCCGGTTTTTCCATATCCGCACCGGCGCTGGCCGAGACGGAGATCTCGCTCTATTCGGGCGCTCAATCGGCGCCGCGTTCGGGGGTCGCTATCTCGGACCATATCGATCTGGGCGACCGCTACATCACCGCAGGTTGGGAGGGGAGATCCTTCAGCAAACCCTATTATTGGGGCGCGCGGGTGACCCGCTGGGAAAATCCGAATTTCGGCTGGGGTGCGGAGTTCACCCATACCAAGGTCTATGCCGATAAGGACACGCTCGCTAAGGCGGGCATGTCGCATTTCGAGTTCTCGGATGGCGAGAATATCGCGACGATCAATGCCATGTATCGCTGGCCCGGCCTCTGGCGTGATCTCTGGCGGCCCGAGATCACGCCCTATGTGCTGGGCGGGATCGGGATCTCCGTGCCGCATGTGGAGACGGTGACGGCACATGACCGCACATGGGGCTATCAGCTGGGTGGTCCTGCGATACGGCTGGGGGCAGGGGTGAGCTATGCCATCAGCACGAACTGGTCGGCCTTTGGCGAATACCAGATGACATGGTCGCGCAATGATGTGGAGTTCGATACCGGCGGCAGCCTGAAGACCGATATCATCACCAATGCGGTGAATATCGGGGTGAGTTACCGGTTTTAA
- a CDS encoding TIGR03862 family flavoprotein: MTALVIGAGPAGLMAAEQIARAGHKVILADAMPTPARKFLMAGKSGLNLTKDEPPEALAAQYPETWIHPYVTAFGSAQMQDFARDLGIDIFTGSSGRVFPTGMKASPFLRAWLSRLDALGVQRHTRWHWTGWDGRAFLFDTPEGPQPVDAKVCVLALGGASWPRLGSTGHWAGLLAIKGIDLAPFRPANMGFHVAWSPHMQPHFGKPLKSIAFLVGAQSLRAECILSARGFEGGGIYEISSKLRNGYPLALDLLPDTDIATLTDRLARPRGKESLSNHLRKATRLDPVKLALLNEWARPLPQDPEALAALLKHLPVPLGAPFPIEEAISTAGGISARALTSDLELRALPGIFAAGEMLDWEAPTGGYLLTACFATGFAAGRAAAERLSSSV; encoded by the coding sequence ATGACCGCGCTCGTGATCGGCGCAGGCCCCGCAGGGCTGATGGCCGCCGAACAGATCGCCCGTGCGGGCCATAAGGTCATTCTGGCCGATGCCATGCCCACACCTGCGCGCAAATTCCTGATGGCGGGAAAATCGGGGCTGAACCTCACCAAGGACGAACCGCCCGAGGCCCTTGCCGCGCAGTATCCCGAAACGTGGATCCACCCTTATGTGACCGCTTTCGGAAGCGCCCAGATGCAGGACTTCGCCCGCGATCTGGGTATCGATATCTTCACCGGCTCGAGCGGCCGCGTTTTCCCGACCGGCATGAAAGCCTCGCCCTTCCTGCGCGCATGGCTCTCCCGCCTCGACGCGCTCGGCGTCCAGCGCCACACCCGCTGGCACTGGACCGGATGGGATGGCCGCGCCTTCCTCTTCGACACGCCCGAAGGGCCGCAGCCCGTTGACGCCAAGGTCTGCGTGCTCGCTCTGGGCGGTGCCTCCTGGCCCCGCCTTGGCTCCACCGGTCATTGGGCGGGCCTGCTTGCGATCAAGGGCATAGACCTCGCCCCCTTCCGCCCTGCCAATATGGGCTTCCATGTTGCATGGTCACCCCATATGCAGCCCCATTTCGGCAAGCCGCTCAAATCCATTGCCTTTCTGGTCGGAGCGCAGAGCCTGCGCGCGGAATGTATCCTCTCCGCCCGTGGCTTCGAGGGCGGCGGGATCTACGAGATCTCGTCCAAACTGCGCAACGGCTACCCGCTCGCTCTCGACCTCCTGCCCGATACCGACATCGCCACGCTGACAGACCGCCTCGCCCGTCCCCGCGGCAAGGAGAGCCTCTCGAACCATCTGCGCAAAGCGACAAGGCTCGATCCCGTGAAACTGGCACTGCTCAACGAATGGGCCCGCCCGCTGCCACAGGACCCCGAAGCCCTCGCGGCGCTGCTGAAACATCTCCCCGTGCCCCTGGGCGCCCCTTTCCCGATCGAGGAAGCCATCTCCACCGCAGGCGGCATCAGCGCCCGCGCCCTGACCTCCGATCTCGAACTCCGCGCCCTGCCGGGTATTTTCGCGGCGGGCGAGATGCTCGACTGGGAGGCCCCCACGGGTGGCTATCTGCTGACCGCCTGCTTTGCCACGGGCTTCGCGGCAGGACGGGCCGCCGCAGAGCGCCTCTCTTCCAGCGTCTAG
- the lptE gene encoding LPS assembly lipoprotein LptE yields MWSSNRRTFLLGALAAPALAACGFTPAYGPKGGGAKLLSGVEVDAPQTTDDFAYVRRISERLNPATSPRYRLSYTITTDVMDQAISRDDVTNRYSLNGTATYRLYDTASNAVLLTGRVASFTSWSATGTIVATQTAERDAHKRLMTILADQTVTRLLAQAGSLPE; encoded by the coding sequence ATGTGGTCATCTAACCGCCGAACCTTCCTGCTGGGGGCGCTTGCCGCCCCCGCACTCGCCGCTTGCGGTTTTACCCCCGCCTATGGGCCCAAGGGCGGCGGGGCCAAGCTGTTGTCCGGCGTCGAGGTGGATGCCCCGCAAACGACGGATGATTTCGCCTATGTCCGGCGCATCTCGGAGCGGCTCAATCCCGCCACCTCCCCGCGCTACCGGCTGTCCTACACCATCACGACCGATGTGATGGATCAGGCGATCAGCCGCGATGACGTCACCAACCGCTATTCGCTCAACGGCACGGCCACCTACCGGCTCTACGACACTGCCAGCAATGCGGTGCTGCTGACGGGCCGCGTGGCCTCCTTCACCAGCTGGTCGGCCACCGGCACGATCGTGGCCACCCAGACCGCCGAGCGCGATGCCCATAAACGGCTGATGACCATTCTGGCCGACCAGACCGTGACACGCCTTCTGGCACAGGCCGGATCGCTTCCCGAATAG
- a CDS encoding SelT/SelW/SelH family protein, producing the protein MTQMRKPKISITYCTGCNWLLRAGWMAQELLQTFTEDLGEVALVPGYGGVYEIRLEGELIWERKRDGGFPEPKEIKRRIRDVIFPGRDLGHIDKHSEAKP; encoded by the coding sequence ATGACACAGATGCGAAAACCCAAGATCTCGATCACATATTGCACCGGTTGCAACTGGCTTTTGCGGGCCGGATGGATGGCGCAGGAACTTCTGCAGACCTTCACCGAGGATCTGGGCGAGGTAGCGCTGGTGCCCGGCTATGGCGGTGTCTACGAGATCCGGCTGGAGGGCGAGCTGATCTGGGAACGCAAGCGCGATGGCGGCTTCCCCGAACCCAAGGAGATCAAGCGCCGCATCCGCGACGTGATCTTCCCCGGGCGTGATCTGGGCCATATCGACAAACACAGCGAGGCAAAGCCATGA